In Methanobacterium sp., the following are encoded in one genomic region:
- the gatD gene encoding Glu-tRNA(Gln) amidotransferase subunit GatD — protein sequence MSYRGESQIFLESAGVSIGDSVKIIKKDICYEGMILDRSEESDDKHIVLKLDNGYNIGLEIHDTKLELIKKGDKPKIELKPLDIEKDPTKQEVSIISTGGTVASVIDYKTGAVHPAFTADDLIRANPEILEHANIKGNAVLNILSENMKPEYWVKSARAVADEINDGAYGVVVAHGTDTMHYTSAALSFILDTPVPVVLTGAQRSSDRPSSDAFLNLLSSVTAAKSDIAEVMVCMHATDNDSFCSLHRGTKVRKMHSTRRDAFRSINVCPIAKVQNGNISILDKETEYKRRTDGEVILKDSIEPNVAFIKSYPGISGELIDYHVDKEYKGILLEGTGLGHCPEDIVPSIERATESGIPVVMTSQCLYGGVNMHVYSTGRKLISAGVISAGDMLPETAYVKLAWSLGQTDNLNEVRNIMQTSIAGELQDKLSLKHFLI from the coding sequence ATGAGTTACAGAGGAGAATCCCAAATATTTTTAGAATCAGCAGGTGTGTCCATTGGTGACAGTGTTAAAATAATTAAAAAGGATATTTGTTATGAAGGAATGATTTTAGACAGATCCGAAGAATCTGATGATAAACACATTGTATTAAAATTGGATAACGGATATAATATAGGTTTAGAAATACATGATACGAAATTAGAGCTTATAAAAAAGGGAGATAAACCAAAAATTGAGTTAAAACCTCTGGATATAGAAAAAGATCCCACTAAACAGGAAGTATCTATCATATCAACTGGGGGAACTGTGGCTTCAGTGATTGATTATAAAACAGGTGCTGTTCACCCTGCTTTTACTGCTGATGATCTTATCCGGGCAAATCCAGAAATTTTGGAACATGCCAACATCAAAGGAAATGCAGTTTTAAATATTTTAAGCGAAAATATGAAACCTGAATACTGGGTTAAATCTGCAAGGGCTGTAGCCGACGAAATAAATGATGGAGCTTATGGAGTTGTTGTTGCACATGGAACAGACACCATGCATTACACATCTGCAGCTTTAAGCTTTATACTGGATACTCCTGTGCCAGTAGTGCTTACAGGAGCCCAGAGAAGTTCAGACAGACCTTCATCAGATGCTTTTTTAAATCTTTTAAGTTCTGTAACTGCTGCTAAATCAGACATAGCAGAAGTCATGGTTTGTATGCACGCAACAGATAACGACTCATTTTGCAGTTTGCATAGAGGAACTAAAGTAAGAAAGATGCATTCAACAAGAAGAGACGCTTTCAGAAGTATAAATGTTTGTCCTATCGCAAAAGTTCAAAATGGCAATATTTCCATTTTAGATAAGGAAACAGAATATAAAAGGAGAACTGATGGTGAAGTCATTCTTAAAGATTCCATAGAACCTAATGTGGCGTTTATTAAAAGTTATCCTGGAATTTCAGGAGAATTAATTGATTATCATGTGGATAAGGAATATAAAGGAATTCTTTTAGAGGGTACTGGGCTGGGGCATTGTCCTGAAGATATTGTACCCTCAATTGAACGTGCAACAGAAAGCGGAATTCCAGTAGTTATGACTTCCCAGTGTCTTTATGGGGGAGTTAATATGCATGTTTACAGTACTGGAAGAAAACTTATATCTGCTGGTGTGATTTCTGCAGGAGATATGCTGCCTGAAACTGCTTATGTTAAGCTGGCATGGTCTTTGGGACAGACAGACAACTTAAATGAAGTTAGAAACATCATGCAGACAAGTATTGCAGGGGAACTTCAAGATAAACTTTCTTTAAAACATTTTTTAATATAA
- a CDS encoding ATP-dependent DNA ligase produces MKYKELVDVYEALTSTTKRLEKTAILAEFLKNIPAELLPTVTLLSLGKVFPVWSEEEIGIGLKLIMKAISLVVGVSPETVEDSVRDKGDIGLAAEYLFGNKFQTTLFTRPLDLIKVYNNMVKLASVSGKNAVTKKMRILTELLSSASPQEAKYISRTVVEELRVGIGEGTIKDALSKAFNIEKEVVERALMLTNDPGLVAEVAKESGEEGLKKLTLNPGKPVKPMLAQLSKNIKESVLEMGWALCEIKYDGFRVQIHRIGDEIKVFTRRLDNIKDAVPEIVEYVDKHLPHEDFIVEGEIIATKEGKPISFQYILQRVRRKYEIERLRLEVPLTLYLFDVLYYKKSLIDAPFEERRQVLESISKREKGKFGLSTQVKVTPENIEYAEDLFKLSIEKGHEGIMIKDPYAPYMPGIRGKKMLKFKAEPETLDLAVTGGTYGKGRRANLIGSFLVAVQDEDGNLNTIAHTATGLDDDTLLELSNKVEALITEKRGRKVKSEAEIILEVAFSEIVKSPEYESGYSLRFPVVKRIREDLSVDDIDTVERVESIFKMRN; encoded by the coding sequence ATAAAATATAAAGAGCTTGTAGATGTCTATGAAGCATTAACCTCCACCACGAAACGTCTTGAAAAAACAGCCATTCTTGCAGAATTTTTAAAGAATATACCTGCAGAACTTCTTCCAACTGTAACATTACTCTCATTAGGCAAAGTATTTCCAGTATGGAGCGAAGAAGAAATAGGAATTGGCCTGAAACTAATTATGAAAGCCATATCATTAGTTGTAGGAGTAAGTCCAGAGACTGTTGAAGACAGCGTGAGAGATAAAGGAGATATTGGCTTAGCAGCAGAATACCTCTTTGGAAATAAGTTTCAAACAACTCTTTTTACAAGACCACTTGATTTAATCAAGGTTTACAATAATATGGTGAAACTGGCAAGTGTATCTGGTAAAAATGCTGTTACAAAGAAGATGAGAATTTTAACTGAGCTTTTAAGTTCAGCTTCACCCCAAGAAGCAAAATACATATCAAGAACTGTTGTTGAAGAACTAAGAGTAGGTATAGGTGAAGGAACCATCAAAGATGCCCTTTCTAAAGCTTTTAATATTGAAAAAGAAGTTGTGGAAAGAGCTTTAATGCTTACAAATGATCCAGGGCTTGTTGCAGAGGTAGCTAAAGAAAGTGGAGAAGAAGGACTTAAAAAACTAACTTTAAACCCTGGAAAACCTGTAAAACCAATGCTTGCCCAACTTTCTAAAAACATCAAAGAAAGTGTCCTTGAAATGGGATGGGCACTTTGTGAAATAAAATATGATGGTTTTAGAGTTCAAATTCACAGAATTGGCGATGAAATCAAGGTTTTCACCAGAAGACTGGATAACATTAAAGATGCAGTTCCAGAAATTGTTGAATATGTGGATAAACATTTGCCTCATGAAGATTTTATTGTTGAAGGTGAAATAATCGCTACAAAGGAAGGAAAACCAATTTCATTCCAGTACATCCTCCAGAGAGTGCGTAGAAAATATGAAATTGAACGTTTACGGTTGGAAGTGCCATTAACTCTTTATCTTTTTGATGTGCTTTATTATAAGAAATCTCTTATTGATGCACCCTTTGAAGAAAGACGCCAGGTGCTTGAATCTATCTCTAAAAGAGAAAAAGGAAAATTCGGGCTGAGTACACAGGTTAAAGTAACACCAGAAAACATTGAATATGCAGAGGACCTTTTTAAGTTATCAATTGAAAAGGGACATGAAGGAATAATGATAAAAGACCCCTATGCACCGTATATGCCTGGAATAAGGGGTAAAAAAATGCTTAAATTTAAAGCAGAACCTGAAACACTTGATTTAGCAGTTACAGGTGGAACATATGGCAAGGGCCGGAGAGCCAATCTAATAGGTTCATTCTTAGTTGCGGTACAGGATGAGGATGGAAATTTAAATACAATAGCTCATACAGCAACTGGACTGGATGATGACACATTATTAGAGCTTTCAAATAAAGTAGAAGCTTTAATTACAGAAAAAAGGGGAAGAAAAGTAAAATCAGAAGCTGAAATCATTCTTGAAGTGGCATTCAGTGAAATTGTTAAAAGTCCAGAGTATGAAAGCGGTTATTCCCTTAGATTCCCTGTGGTTAAAAGAATAAGAGAAGATTTGAGTGTTGATGATATTGACACTGTAGAGCGTGTTGAATCCATTTTTAAAATGAGAAATTAA
- a CDS encoding uracil-DNA glycosylase: MTLENLCKIADECTECPLHENRTNGVFGEGPADSRIMLVGEAPGRMEDETGRPFIGSSGKLLSEIIESAGMDRSEFYITSIVKCRPPENRKPKKPEYSKCMELYLHKQIELINPDIIGLLGNSATHALIGKSSIKQIHGKTYERDGRKYMALFHPAAALYSRKLLPQLKEDMLALKMFVEP, translated from the coding sequence ATGACTCTTGAAAATCTATGCAAAATTGCAGATGAATGCACTGAATGCCCTTTACATGAAAACAGGACTAATGGAGTTTTTGGGGAAGGACCTGCAGATTCCAGAATAATGCTTGTAGGGGAAGCGCCAGGAAGGATGGAAGATGAGACTGGAAGGCCATTTATTGGAAGTTCAGGTAAATTATTAAGTGAGATAATTGAAAGTGCAGGAATGGACCGATCTGAATTTTATATCACGTCTATTGTAAAATGCAGACCTCCTGAAAATAGAAAACCAAAAAAACCAGAATATAGTAAATGTATGGAGTTATATTTGCATAAACAGATAGAATTGATTAATCCAGATATTATTGGGCTTCTGGGTAACAGCGCTACCCATGCTTTAATTGGAAAATCAAGCATTAAACAGATTCATGGAAAGACGTATGAACGAGATGGAAGGAAATATATGGCTCTTTTTCATCCAGCAGCTGCTTTATACTCCCGTAAGCTTTTACCTCAATTAAAAGAGGATATGCTGGCATTAAAAATGTTTGTAGAACCTTAA
- the gatE gene encoding Glu-tRNA(Gln) amidotransferase subunit GatE — protein sequence MLDYEKIGLKMGLEVHQQLNTDEKLFCACECNLTDKKPEFKILRNLRPTQSELGKIDRAAFEEAKRKLGFIYEAYNNETCLVEADEEPPHPLNMEALELSLILATLLNMHAVDEFHLMRKQVIDGSNTGGFQRTGLVATEGYLQTEYGKVIIENLCLEEDAARRIGHEKGKVTFRLDRLGIPLVEITTDPSMKHPEQVRDVAYQIGQILRSTKVKRGLGTIRQDLNISIRDGARVEIKGVQDLDLMPKMVENEVIRQINLLKIRDELIKRNASVVEELYDVADVLKETKSNIITKAESVHAIKLKGFKGLIGMEIQSGRRFGTELAGYAKKMGVSGLFHTDELPAYGIAEEEVTALNEFLELEEDDAFILVADNKEKVINALQEVQRRAKMALEGVPEETRKVTPEGNTEYLRPLPTASRMYVETDIPAINVSKELLEEIKSNLPELPEEKKERIMKQYKLSEDLAKQLVRTDKVESFELIKKESSVDSTTIASILAYTLKELKRDECDINELDDAVLLETFKLLSDGKISKDAISNILSNVCKEGNSPENAAKSLNLIMLSGEDVEEIISEIVSSNKKMVEERGMAAMGPIMGMAMKKLKGKADGQLVNKLLKDKIQNILS from the coding sequence ATGCTTGATTATGAAAAAATTGGACTTAAAATGGGGCTTGAAGTACATCAACAGCTTAATACTGATGAAAAACTGTTTTGTGCATGTGAATGTAACCTTACAGATAAAAAACCCGAATTTAAGATTTTAAGAAATTTAAGGCCCACACAAAGTGAGCTTGGAAAGATAGATAGAGCTGCTTTTGAAGAAGCAAAAAGAAAGTTAGGCTTTATTTATGAAGCATATAACAATGAAACATGTCTTGTTGAGGCAGATGAAGAACCTCCACATCCATTAAACATGGAAGCACTTGAATTATCCTTAATACTGGCAACACTCTTAAATATGCATGCGGTAGATGAATTCCATTTAATGAGAAAACAGGTGATAGATGGGAGTAATACTGGGGGCTTCCAAAGGACAGGACTGGTTGCAACAGAAGGATATCTTCAAACAGAATATGGAAAGGTCATAATTGAAAATTTATGTCTTGAAGAAGACGCTGCAAGAAGAATAGGCCACGAGAAAGGCAAAGTTACATTCAGATTAGATAGACTGGGAATTCCACTTGTAGAAATAACCACAGATCCTTCCATGAAACACCCTGAACAAGTGAGGGATGTTGCATACCAGATTGGACAAATACTTAGAAGTACTAAAGTTAAAAGAGGATTAGGAACAATACGCCAGGATTTAAATATATCAATTAGGGATGGGGCTAGAGTTGAGATAAAAGGTGTTCAAGACCTTGATTTAATGCCAAAAATGGTTGAAAATGAAGTTATCAGGCAAATAAATCTTTTAAAAATAAGAGACGAATTAATCAAAAGAAATGCATCAGTTGTTGAGGAGTTATATGACGTTGCTGATGTTTTAAAGGAAACAAAATCTAATATAATAACTAAAGCTGAAAGTGTTCATGCAATTAAACTTAAAGGCTTTAAAGGATTAATTGGAATGGAAATTCAGTCAGGACGAAGATTTGGAACAGAATTAGCAGGATATGCTAAAAAAATGGGAGTTTCTGGTCTTTTCCATACAGATGAACTTCCTGCCTATGGAATAGCTGAAGAGGAAGTTACGGCTTTAAATGAATTTTTAGAACTTGAAGAGGATGATGCATTCATTTTAGTTGCAGATAATAAAGAAAAAGTAATAAATGCCTTGCAAGAAGTTCAAAGAAGAGCTAAAATGGCATTAGAAGGAGTACCTGAAGAAACACGGAAAGTAACGCCTGAGGGAAACACAGAATACTTAAGACCTCTTCCTACAGCGAGTAGAATGTACGTTGAAACAGATATTCCAGCAATAAATGTCTCAAAGGAACTACTTGAAGAAATTAAATCCAATTTACCTGAACTTCCAGAAGAAAAGAAAGAAAGAATAATGAAACAATATAAATTAAGTGAAGACCTTGCAAAACAGCTTGTAAGGACAGATAAAGTCGAAAGCTTTGAATTAATTAAAAAAGAATCTTCTGTGGACTCTACAACAATTGCATCCATACTTGCATATACTTTAAAGGAACTAAAAAGAGATGAATGTGATATAAATGAATTGGATGATGCAGTTCTGCTTGAAACATTTAAACTTCTAAGCGATGGTAAAATATCAAAAGATGCCATCTCTAATATATTATCAAATGTATGTAAAGAAGGTAATTCTCCTGAAAACGCTGCAAAATCTCTTAATTTAATAATGTTGTCAGGAGAAGATGTTGAAGAGATAATAAGTGAAATTGTTTCTTCCAATAAAAAAATGGTTGAAGAACGTGGAATGGCGGCAATGGGCCCTATTATGGGAATGGCCATGAAAAAACTTAAGGGAAAAGCTGATGGTCAGCTTGTAAATAAACTTTTGAAGGATAAAATACAGAATATACTAAGCTAA
- a CDS encoding glutaredoxin family protein, producing MGMEHVKGENKGDVVLYALSTCGWCKKTRMLLEELGIEFRYIYVDLLKGDERSQIIKDVEKYNPQLSFPTVVINNKDVIVGFKKEDVMGKLK from the coding sequence ATGGGTATGGAACATGTTAAAGGCGAAAATAAAGGTGATGTGGTTCTTTATGCTTTAAGTACTTGTGGATGGTGTAAAAAAACTCGAATGCTTCTTGAAGAGCTTGGAATTGAATTTAGATATATTTATGTTGATTTATTGAAGGGTGATGAACGATCCCAAATAATAAAAGACGTTGAAAAGTATAATCCTCAGCTCTCATTCCCTACAGTTGTAATCAACAATAAGGACGTTATTGTGGGCTTTAAAAAAGAAGATGTAATGGGGAAGTTGAAATGA
- a CDS encoding Fpg/Nei family DNA glycosylase: MPELPEVESFGKYLDKTSLNKKIESVDVKSPELLQNIDISALKGNLEGNKFQFTKRHGKYLFVYLDNKNCLILHFGMTGNLKYYKKSEEEPSYGRFLVNFEDKSHLAFVDPRKFGKINLISKMEDFIKEKKLGPDAARMDFKSFIDIFKKRKGAIKPALMNQHIFAGIGNIYSDEILFQTCVHPKTPVNKLSDDKLKEIFMVTKEVLETAIDRNLKHEELPDSYIIPNRVKNGKCPNSDVKLETLKVGGRTAYFCPECQKEIL, translated from the coding sequence ATGCCCGAATTACCTGAAGTAGAATCATTTGGAAAATATCTGGATAAAACTTCCCTTAATAAAAAAATTGAAAGTGTCGATGTTAAAAGCCCTGAACTTCTTCAAAACATTGATATTAGTGCTTTAAAGGGAAATTTAGAGGGAAATAAGTTTCAGTTTACTAAAAGACATGGTAAATACCTTTTTGTATATTTGGACAATAAAAATTGCTTAATTTTACATTTTGGAATGACAGGAAACCTCAAATATTATAAAAAGTCTGAAGAAGAACCTTCTTATGGTAGATTTCTTGTAAATTTTGAAGATAAAAGCCACCTTGCATTTGTTGACCCTAGAAAATTTGGAAAAATAAATTTAATTTCCAAAATGGAAGATTTCATAAAAGAAAAGAAATTAGGACCAGATGCAGCCCGAATGGATTTTAAATCATTTATTGATATATTTAAAAAAAGAAAAGGCGCTATAAAACCTGCATTGATGAATCAACATATATTTGCTGGTATAGGTAACATTTATTCTGATGAAATACTGTTTCAGACATGTGTACATCCTAAAACACCTGTTAACAAGCTATCAGATGATAAATTAAAAGAAATTTTCATGGTTACAAAAGAAGTGCTTGAAACAGCAATTGACAGAAATTTAAAGCATGAAGAACTCCCTGATTCATATATAATTCCCAATAGAGTTAAAAATGGAAAATGCCCTAATTCTGATGTTAAGTTGGAAACATTAAAAGTTGGTGGGAGAACAGCTTATTTTTGTCCTGAATGCCAAAAAGAGATATTATAG
- a CDS encoding DUF2099 family protein has translation MDEHVIEALGKTRIVVKKGKVVEVGEPKINYCPLFDKYRGIKEITPESARENIEFRIKDFGMCTPHRKLRMKDFLSFGVSETLGTLLEEKIIDCAVIVSEGCGTAIITDPEFVQGMAGRISAFLSTSPIIEIINTIEAENVLNPENAEINQIKGALKAIDMGYKNIAVTILSPEDAKKLRDLEKEYEDIKIYIFAAHVSEMSKEDSKALFDNADVITGCASKYIREIGDERKVFKAGASIPIYGVTEEGEIFLKRRIEKIGGLKDKPNAKIPDPLI, from the coding sequence ATGGATGAACATGTAATAGAAGCCCTTGGAAAAACAAGGATTGTTGTAAAAAAGGGGAAAGTAGTGGAAGTTGGTGAACCCAAAATTAATTATTGCCCTCTTTTTGATAAATACAGAGGAATTAAAGAAATTACTCCAGAATCAGCACGTGAAAATATAGAATTTAGAATTAAAGATTTTGGAATGTGCACACCTCATAGAAAACTGCGTATGAAAGATTTTTTATCATTTGGAGTTTCTGAGACTTTGGGAACACTTCTTGAAGAAAAAATTATTGATTGTGCAGTAATTGTAAGTGAAGGCTGTGGAACCGCAATAATAACCGACCCTGAGTTTGTTCAGGGAATGGCTGGTCGAATATCTGCTTTTTTAAGTACATCTCCAATTATTGAAATAATAAATACCATAGAGGCTGAAAATGTCCTTAATCCAGAAAATGCTGAAATTAACCAAATTAAAGGAGCATTAAAAGCTATTGATATGGGTTATAAAAACATAGCAGTCACTATACTCTCCCCTGAAGATGCCAAGAAGCTCAGAGACCTTGAAAAGGAGTATGAAGACATTAAAATTTACATATTTGCTGCTCACGTTAGTGAAATGTCAAAAGAAGACTCAAAAGCATTATTTGACAACGCCGATGTCATAACGGGCTGTGCATCTAAATATATAAGAGAAATAGGTGATGAGAGAAAAGTATTCAAGGCCGGTGCTTCCATCCCCATCTATGGTGTTACAGAAGAGGGCGAAATCTTTTTAAAAAGAAGAATTGAAAAAATTGGCGGTTTAAAAGATAAACCTAATGCTAAAATACCTGATCCTTTAATTTAA
- a CDS encoding ferredoxin:glutaredoxin reductase, translating into MSQDIDISGEKLDKFYQKTKNDAESWGYHLNSDVEFTKELLKSIIINENRYGYGACPCRLASGEKEKDLDIICPCDYRDPDLNEYDACYCGLYVSGDILEGKKELQSIPERRPPIKEREKIAAEPVKGVISSLPLPVFRCKVCGYLCARKEPPEMCPICKVGKERFERFI; encoded by the coding sequence ATGAGTCAAGATATTGATATCAGCGGCGAAAAACTGGACAAATTTTACCAGAAAACAAAAAATGATGCTGAATCATGGGGATATCATTTAAATTCTGATGTGGAATTTACTAAAGAGCTTTTAAAAAGCATAATCATAAATGAAAACCGATATGGATACGGAGCATGCCCCTGCAGGCTTGCATCTGGAGAAAAAGAAAAAGATTTAGACATCATATGTCCCTGTGATTATAGAGATCCTGACTTAAATGAGTATGATGCATGTTACTGTGGCTTATATGTCTCCGGAGATATTTTGGAAGGTAAAAAAGAGTTACAATCAATACCTGAAAGAAGACCTCCAATTAAAGAAAGAGAAAAAATAGCAGCAGAACCTGTAAAAGGTGTGATTTCTTCCTTGCCCCTTCCAGTATTCAGGTGCAAGGTTTGCGGGTATTTATGTGCAAGGAAAGAACCTCCAGAGATGTGCCCAATCTGTAAAGTGGGAAAAGAACGTTTTGAAAGATTTATATAA
- a CDS encoding CBS domain-containing protein — MIKKLHARDIMIEDVQITSPNDLVAAAKLKMMRCNVGGLPVVDEERLVGIITHRDVLLAGGEALGLKVDDLMSKDLYVAQKDTPILEITKVMADKGYQRIPVVDGGNLVGLITQSSLIRALAGLD, encoded by the coding sequence ATGATTAAAAAGCTGCATGCAAGGGATATTATGATAGAAGATGTTCAAATAACTTCTCCAAATGACCTTGTAGCTGCTGCTAAACTGAAAATGATGCGATGCAATGTTGGTGGGCTTCCTGTAGTTGATGAAGAAAGGCTTGTAGGTATTATAACTCACAGAGATGTTCTTTTAGCTGGAGGAGAGGCTTTAGGCCTTAAAGTAGATGATTTAATGAGCAAAGATTTGTATGTAGCTCAGAAAGACACTCCAATTCTTGAGATTACAAAAGTAATGGCAGATAAAGGTTACCAAAGAATTCCCGTTGTAGATGGAGGGAATCTTGTGGGTCTTATAACTCAAAGTTCCCTGATTCGTGCACTTGCAGGATTAGATTAA
- the thiC gene encoding phosphomethylpyrimidine synthase, producing MTQLESARKGQITYEMEIVAKEEDIDIQKLIKRVSKGYITIPKNINGKTVAKGIGKGLTTKINANVGSSSEIENIETEVHKAQIAVKYGADAVMDLSTGPHLKEVRSEIMDAINVPIGTVPIYEAAVGASQEKGAVINMDEDDMFKAIINQAKEGVDFMTIHSGITRDTVEKLKNSQRIMGIVSRGGAFLAAWILQNEEENPLYKNYDYLLEIAHEYDVTLSLGDGLRPGCLADASDVPQIQELITLGQLVERARDVGVQVMVEGPGHVPLDQIEANMKIQKTICKGAPFYVLGPIVTDLAPGYDHITSAIGGAIAASSGADFLCYVTPREHLSIPDIEAVKEGVVASKIAAQAADIAKGIKSAWKSELQMAKARRCFDWNKQFELAFDHETPRKYRESKSTPGDMCTMCGEFCALRIVRDNLS from the coding sequence GTGACTCAGTTAGAATCAGCCAGAAAAGGCCAAATCACCTATGAAATGGAAATTGTGGCCAAAGAAGAAGATATAGACATTCAAAAACTCATAAAGAGAGTTTCAAAAGGATATATAACCATTCCAAAGAATATAAACGGTAAAACTGTTGCAAAAGGTATTGGAAAAGGATTAACCACTAAAATTAATGCAAATGTAGGATCATCTTCAGAAATAGAAAATATTGAGACAGAAGTTCATAAGGCCCAAATAGCTGTTAAATACGGTGCTGATGCAGTTATGGACCTAAGTACAGGACCCCATTTAAAAGAAGTTAGATCAGAAATAATGGATGCAATCAACGTTCCCATTGGAACTGTACCTATCTATGAGGCAGCCGTAGGAGCTTCCCAAGAGAAAGGTGCTGTAATCAACATGGATGAAGATGATATGTTTAAAGCCATAATCAATCAAGCCAAAGAAGGTGTGGATTTTATGACAATCCATTCTGGAATAACCCGGGACACCGTGGAAAAATTGAAAAATTCCCAGAGGATTATGGGCATTGTGAGTCGTGGCGGGGCTTTTTTAGCTGCATGGATACTTCAAAATGAAGAGGAAAACCCACTTTATAAAAATTATGATTATTTACTTGAAATAGCTCATGAATATGATGTAACATTAAGTTTAGGGGATGGTTTAAGGCCAGGGTGTCTTGCAGACGCTTCTGATGTCCCTCAGATTCAGGAATTAATTACATTAGGCCAGCTTGTTGAAAGAGCGCGTGATGTTGGTGTTCAAGTTATGGTAGAAGGACCAGGGCATGTTCCCCTTGATCAAATTGAAGCAAATATGAAAATTCAAAAAACAATTTGTAAAGGAGCTCCATTTTATGTTTTAGGTCCAATTGTAACTGATCTTGCTCCAGGCTATGATCATATAACTTCTGCAATTGGAGGAGCCATAGCTGCTTCTTCTGGCGCGGATTTCCTTTGTTATGTTACTCCAAGAGAGCACCTTTCCATTCCAGATATTGAAGCTGTAAAAGAGGGTGTTGTAGCATCCAAAATAGCTGCACAAGCTGCAGATATCGCCAAAGGCATTAAGAGCGCTTGGAAAAGTGAACTGCAGATGGCAAAGGCCAGAAGATGTTTTGACTGGAATAAACAGTTTGAACTGGCATTTGACCATGAAACACCGCGAAAATATCGTGAAAGCAAATCTACGCCTGGAGATATGTGTACTATGTGCGGTGAATTCTGCGCTTTAAGGATTGTTAGAGATAATTTAAGTTAG
- a CDS encoding FAD-dependent oxidoreductase: protein MDEYDVIIVGSGPAGLTAGIYAGRQGLKTLILDKAVIGGAALMVPNMENYPGYELIPGRQLIEYTKKQTLKYAQINEIEEVQKINIKNEDEIKVSTSKKDYKAKSVILCTGTTHRKLGVKGESEFLGKGVFYCAVCDGPLFTGKRILVVGGGNAAAQGALFLDVIGSYVAIVHRRDELRAEKYLQEKLEEKNIPIIWDTELDEIKGDMLVKSVVLHNKKIDKKNEYDIDGIFIAVGEVPFNSLATDIGVEIGRSGYIVTDKSQRTNMPRIYAAGDIAGGVNQWIVACGEGAVAALSAYEDMQK from the coding sequence ATGGATGAATATGATGTAATCATTGTAGGATCAGGACCTGCAGGATTAACAGCAGGAATTTATGCAGGAAGACAGGGATTAAAAACATTAATTCTTGATAAAGCAGTCATTGGAGGGGCTGCACTTATGGTTCCTAATATGGAGAACTATCCGGGCTATGAATTAATTCCAGGTAGGCAATTAATTGAATACACTAAAAAACAGACACTAAAATATGCCCAAATTAATGAAATAGAGGAAGTCCAAAAAATAAATATTAAAAATGAGGATGAAATAAAAGTATCAACCTCAAAAAAGGATTATAAAGCTAAATCAGTTATATTATGTACTGGAACCACTCATAGAAAGTTAGGAGTAAAGGGAGAATCAGAATTTCTTGGAAAAGGTGTATTTTACTGCGCTGTTTGCGACGGGCCATTATTTACAGGCAAACGAATTTTAGTTGTAGGTGGAGGAAATGCAGCTGCTCAAGGTGCTTTATTCCTTGATGTAATTGGTTCTTATGTTGCAATTGTCCACAGAAGAGATGAGCTCCGTGCAGAAAAATATCTACAGGAAAAATTAGAAGAAAAAAATATTCCAATAATCTGGGATACAGAATTAGATGAAATAAAGGGAGATATGCTTGTAAAAAGCGTGGTACTCCATAATAAAAAGATTGATAAGAAAAATGAATATGATATAGACGGAATTTTTATAGCAGTTGGAGAAGTACCATTTAATAGTTTAGCTACAGATATTGGAGTTGAAATTGGTAGAAGTGGTTATATTGTTACAGATAAAAGTCAAAGAACTAATATGCCACGGATATATGCTGCAGGAGATATTGCTGGCGGAGTTAATCAGTGGATCGTTGCTTGTGGTGAAGGTGCAGTAGCAGCATTATCTGCTTATGAAGACATGCAAAAATGA